In the Prosthecobacter vanneervenii genome, one interval contains:
- a CDS encoding neutral/alkaline non-lysosomal ceramidase N-terminal domain-containing protein — MKSLLFLLGLAAITAQAQPAFRAGVSAIDITPKTFPRIIAGGFLEGRGDKIADRLHVRSFVLDDGKMKIAFAIVDTCMMEQTLIDEAKALASKQCGIPVDRMMVSATHTHSAPAAMGCLGTRKDSEYGNFLTPKIAEAIVAADKALQPARIGWGSFDDWEHTHNRRWIRLPGKEVVDPFGNPTGRANMHPGYLSKDVVGPSGPVDPQLSVISMQTIDGKPLGVLANYSQHYFGSGPISSDYYGLFCKHLAAKLSQQGEGNGPFVCAMSQGTSGDLMWMDYGAEKKNITLDEYASAVAESAMQALKTVKYHDHVPLRMVEKTLELNYRVPDEKRLAWARPIAAKIKNDVPKNKEEVYAREALILHERQKTSVKLQAIRIGDLSIATLPNEVYAITGLKLKKFSPAKSHFNIELANGAEGYIPPPEQHKLGGYTTWPARTAGLEVLAEPKSVQTLLGALEEVTGQKRRSEQSENGPYAKDIIASKPVAYWRLDEISTDYSLRSEVPILKRPGGRDLHFAVSTSRCAMYLPGVGSGSGCGDQEKLRSSPFSGPEAINRCVHVAGGEIDGYIPALGDHHSVALWFWAGRLVDIGDKPETELFRSGIEWVHLSNKRGKGWHLTIPGPSGADGTSPRSIMLTGADPTAIKHGSTVISENSWHFLVYSKKGNETTVFLDGKKEMSTELEPAFKESRKVDVSMLAFGQSFEGKIDEIAVWDRVIEPEFIEQLWETSKMEEANERDAAARLEKAKQARAQTSTMLKGHENWSASLRFRNTKANDASPVTAYLISRGPKGDHQAPGDHLGIGGSYKDSLPGRLFVYNGNAANQIVRGQTLITPASWNEVKLERQGSHVKVMLNGKVEIDAELPVTAPGATELFFGRRCDDFAPLEGEFADVAVTGLEKPAAAAPKPQVELASQPLGPEESAKKWHVREGYRIDLVAAEPVVLDPVAFDWDDKGRLWVIEMADYPLGMDGNGKAGGRVVMLEDTNSDGRYDKRTVIVNDLSYPTGILTWRDGVIVTAAPDIFFIKPSGEKQVLYTGFSTGNQQLRVNGLRWGMDSWVYCAAGAHHGGYNKGTQIECKLTGQKIDLGSRDFRFKPDTGEFDPQSGPSQFGRAHDDWGHWFGVQNSFPLWHYVLQDHYLRRNPYVIPPDPVHQLFPRNPPVYPASSMEKRFHSFDQAGRFTSACGIEVYRDRVLFGDGKTHAFTCEPFHNVVQHHVLEDDGVTFKASRDPAESKMDFLASEDRWCRPVMVRTGPDGALWVADMYRYMIEHPQWLPQNGKDELLPHYREGDDKGRIWKVVRISAPSTRTDAGQGLASANGWQRDKAQMQVAWENRKAETNDLLQSKQPQTRAQAAWASLSQGRLTTSACLQLLEDESPHVREQALQMAEHLKWKGDSAALQQALAKLLNDKDEKVQLQLACTLGELRGDWAADLLAELLRTAPTASPLQGAALSSILPHLERVCTASPESDNRVAGMLFRCALAVKNETALAALLSRPASQKQASEFLAVLDENGLSLAQFTKQTTSPAAQQGLKQMSDMLAKAAAALKTSQTSPPMADLELLASDREHREMVKALLPELWQKSADAGVLRLVTRLQPKSGPEFLLAGWNERTPAVRMQILETLLSNDGWTLALLRRPEAKGCDAATRARLIKHPKKEIAKLASAVFEDASSSTRTAVVEKFKPALKLKGDAARGKTTFAQVCISCHKLDGVGIELGPDLRSVVQHDAEKLLNSILDPSAIIEPGFMAYHCTLKNGEQLYGVIATETSASLTLKMAGNMTKSVLRSDIAKLQSTGASLMPEGLEAALTPQTLADLIAYLQMPK; from the coding sequence ATGAAGTCTCTCCTGTTTCTTCTCGGCCTCGCTGCCATCACCGCACAGGCTCAACCGGCCTTCCGCGCAGGCGTCTCCGCCATCGACATCACTCCAAAGACCTTTCCACGCATCATCGCAGGCGGCTTTCTCGAAGGACGCGGGGACAAGATCGCCGACCGCCTGCACGTCCGCAGCTTTGTTCTCGATGACGGCAAGATGAAGATCGCCTTCGCCATCGTGGACACCTGCATGATGGAGCAGACGCTCATCGATGAAGCCAAGGCGCTCGCATCAAAACAGTGCGGCATTCCGGTGGACCGCATGATGGTCAGCGCCACGCACACGCACTCCGCACCCGCCGCCATGGGCTGCCTTGGCACGCGCAAAGACTCGGAGTATGGCAATTTCCTCACGCCAAAAATCGCCGAAGCCATCGTGGCTGCGGACAAGGCGCTGCAGCCCGCGCGCATCGGGTGGGGCAGCTTTGACGACTGGGAACATACGCACAACCGCCGCTGGATTCGTCTGCCAGGAAAAGAAGTCGTCGATCCCTTCGGCAATCCCACGGGCCGCGCCAACATGCATCCCGGCTACCTCAGCAAAGACGTCGTCGGCCCCAGCGGTCCGGTCGATCCCCAGCTCTCCGTAATCTCAATGCAAACCATCGACGGCAAACCGCTCGGCGTGCTGGCAAACTACTCCCAGCACTACTTCGGCAGCGGCCCGATCTCTTCCGACTACTACGGCCTCTTCTGCAAACACCTCGCAGCCAAATTGAGCCAGCAGGGCGAAGGCAACGGCCCCTTTGTCTGCGCCATGAGCCAGGGCACTAGCGGCGACCTCATGTGGATGGACTACGGTGCGGAAAAAAAGAACATCACGCTGGATGAATACGCCAGTGCTGTGGCTGAAAGTGCCATGCAGGCTCTGAAGACGGTCAAATATCACGATCACGTTCCCCTCCGCATGGTGGAGAAAACGCTGGAGTTAAACTACCGTGTCCCCGACGAAAAGCGCCTCGCCTGGGCGCGGCCCATCGCCGCCAAGATCAAAAACGACGTGCCAAAAAACAAGGAGGAGGTCTATGCCCGCGAGGCTCTGATCTTGCACGAACGGCAGAAGACGAGCGTAAAGCTGCAGGCCATCCGCATCGGCGACCTGAGCATCGCCACGCTGCCAAACGAAGTGTATGCGATTACGGGATTGAAGTTGAAAAAATTTTCACCCGCCAAATCACACTTCAATATTGAACTGGCCAATGGCGCCGAAGGTTACATCCCACCTCCAGAGCAGCACAAACTCGGCGGCTACACCACCTGGCCCGCCCGCACCGCAGGACTCGAAGTGCTGGCAGAACCAAAGTCGGTTCAGACTCTGCTGGGCGCGCTGGAAGAAGTCACGGGGCAGAAGCGGAGATCAGAACAAAGCGAGAATGGCCCTTATGCGAAAGACATCATCGCATCGAAGCCTGTCGCGTACTGGCGGCTGGATGAAATCTCCACAGATTATTCACTGCGAAGCGAGGTCCCTATCTTGAAACGTCCTGGAGGACGGGATTTGCACTTTGCGGTCTCTACTTCCAGATGTGCCATGTATCTCCCCGGTGTCGGTTCGGGTTCGGGATGTGGCGATCAGGAAAAACTGCGCTCATCACCTTTCTCAGGCCCGGAAGCCATCAATCGTTGCGTCCATGTCGCCGGAGGAGAGATTGACGGATACATTCCAGCCTTGGGAGATCACCACTCGGTGGCTCTCTGGTTCTGGGCGGGACGCCTCGTGGATATTGGAGACAAACCGGAAACCGAATTATTCAGGTCCGGCATTGAATGGGTGCACCTCTCAAACAAACGAGGCAAAGGATGGCACCTTACAATACCTGGGCCGTCCGGCGCAGATGGGACATCACCTCGAAGCATCATGCTCACCGGGGCTGATCCAACAGCCATCAAGCATGGGTCTACCGTGATATCAGAGAATTCGTGGCACTTTCTTGTTTATTCCAAAAAGGGAAATGAAACGACGGTCTTCCTTGATGGAAAAAAGGAAATGTCGACCGAGCTCGAACCAGCATTCAAGGAGAGCAGAAAGGTGGATGTGAGCATGCTTGCATTTGGCCAATCCTTCGAAGGCAAAATCGATGAAATCGCCGTTTGGGACCGGGTCATCGAACCCGAGTTCATTGAACAGCTATGGGAGACCTCGAAAATGGAGGAAGCCAATGAGCGCGATGCCGCAGCGCGGCTTGAAAAAGCAAAGCAGGCCCGGGCCCAAACCTCGACCATGCTGAAGGGCCATGAAAACTGGTCGGCCTCACTTCGCTTCCGTAACACGAAGGCGAATGATGCTAGCCCCGTGACGGCTTATCTCATCTCTCGCGGTCCAAAGGGTGATCATCAGGCACCCGGCGACCACCTTGGCATTGGCGGCAGCTACAAAGACTCGCTGCCTGGGAGGTTATTTGTTTACAATGGCAATGCAGCGAATCAAATCGTGCGCGGTCAGACGCTCATCACCCCGGCTTCATGGAATGAAGTGAAGCTGGAGCGCCAGGGCTCACACGTGAAAGTCATGCTGAATGGCAAGGTAGAGATTGACGCCGAGCTTCCCGTCACAGCGCCCGGTGCTACAGAGCTCTTCTTCGGACGGCGCTGCGATGACTTTGCACCCTTGGAAGGTGAATTCGCAGACGTGGCAGTCACCGGCTTGGAAAAACCGGCCGCCGCTGCACCCAAGCCACAGGTGGAGCTCGCCTCTCAGCCGCTCGGCCCCGAGGAGTCCGCCAAAAAATGGCACGTCCGCGAAGGCTATCGCATCGACCTCGTCGCCGCAGAGCCTGTGGTTCTCGATCCCGTCGCATTTGACTGGGATGACAAAGGCCGCCTTTGGGTCATTGAGATGGCGGACTACCCGCTCGGCATGGATGGCAACGGTAAAGCGGGAGGTCGTGTGGTCATGCTCGAAGACACCAACTCCGACGGCCGCTACGACAAGCGCACGGTGATCGTGAACGACCTCAGCTACCCCACCGGCATCCTGACTTGGCGCGATGGCGTCATCGTGACCGCCGCCCCGGATATTTTCTTTATCAAACCGAGCGGAGAAAAGCAGGTTCTCTACACCGGCTTCAGCACCGGCAACCAGCAGCTCCGCGTGAACGGCCTGCGCTGGGGCATGGACAGCTGGGTTTACTGCGCAGCCGGGGCGCACCACGGCGGCTACAACAAGGGAACCCAGATCGAGTGCAAACTCACCGGGCAAAAGATCGATCTCGGCAGCCGCGACTTCCGCTTCAAGCCGGACACGGGTGAGTTTGATCCGCAGAGCGGCCCCTCGCAGTTCGGCCGCGCTCATGATGACTGGGGCCATTGGTTCGGTGTGCAGAACAGCTTCCCGCTGTGGCATTACGTGCTGCAGGACCACTATCTGCGCCGCAATCCCTACGTCATCCCCCCGGACCCGGTTCACCAGCTTTTCCCGCGCAATCCCCCTGTGTATCCCGCCAGCAGCATGGAGAAGCGTTTTCATAGCTTCGATCAGGCTGGCCGTTTCACCAGCGCCTGCGGCATCGAGGTGTATCGCGACCGCGTGCTGTTTGGCGATGGCAAGACCCACGCCTTCACCTGCGAGCCCTTCCACAACGTGGTGCAGCACCACGTGCTGGAGGATGATGGCGTGACCTTCAAAGCCTCCCGCGACCCCGCCGAGTCAAAGATGGACTTCCTCGCCAGTGAAGACCGCTGGTGCCGCCCCGTGATGGTCCGCACAGGCCCCGATGGCGCGCTGTGGGTGGCAGACATGTACCGCTACATGATCGAGCACCCGCAGTGGCTGCCACAAAACGGCAAAGACGAACTGCTGCCACACTACCGCGAAGGAGATGACAAGGGCCGCATTTGGAAGGTGGTCCGCATCTCTGCGCCATCCACACGCACAGATGCAGGGCAAGGCCTTGCCTCTGCCAATGGATGGCAGCGCGACAAGGCCCAGATGCAAGTGGCCTGGGAAAACAGGAAAGCGGAGACCAATGACCTCCTCCAATCCAAGCAGCCCCAGACGCGTGCGCAGGCGGCATGGGCATCGCTGAGCCAGGGCCGGCTGACCACCAGCGCGTGTCTGCAATTGCTGGAGGATGAGTCCCCCCACGTCCGCGAGCAGGCCTTGCAGATGGCCGAGCATTTGAAATGGAAAGGCGACTCAGCCGCATTGCAGCAGGCGCTGGCCAAACTCCTGAACGACAAAGATGAAAAGGTTCAGCTCCAGCTCGCCTGCACCCTGGGCGAACTGCGTGGCGACTGGGCGGCAGATCTGCTTGCGGAGTTGCTCCGCACAGCGCCCACGGCGTCACCGCTGCAAGGCGCGGCCTTGAGTTCCATACTGCCACACCTGGAACGTGTCTGCACTGCTTCTCCCGAGAGCGACAACCGCGTTGCAGGCATGCTGTTTCGCTGCGCTCTGGCGGTGAAAAATGAAACCGCCCTGGCAGCTCTGCTTTCGCGTCCGGCATCACAAAAACAGGCCTCAGAATTTCTGGCCGTTCTGGATGAAAACGGCCTTTCCCTGGCCCAGTTCACCAAGCAGACCACGTCGCCAGCCGCGCAGCAGGGATTGAAACAAATGTCTGACATGCTTGCCAAAGCGGCCGCCGCGCTGAAGACCTCACAAACTTCACCACCCATGGCAGACCTGGAACTGCTGGCCTCAGACCGCGAGCATCGGGAGATGGTCAAAGCTCTGCTGCCTGAGCTCTGGCAGAAATCGGCAGACGCCGGAGTGCTGCGTCTGGTCACCAGGCTTCAGCCAAAGAGCGGCCCTGAATTTCTCCTCGCAGGCTGGAACGAGCGCACGCCTGCCGTGCGCATGCAGATCCTCGAAACCCTCCTCTCCAACGACGGCTGGACGCTCGCGCTGCTCCGGCGCCCCGAGGCCAAAGGCTGCGATGCAGCTACGCGGGCACGCCTGATCAAGCATCCCAAAAAGGAGATCGCCAAACTGGCCTCAGCCGTGTTTGAAGATGCCTCCAGCTCCACACGCACCGCTGTGGTCGAGAAGTTCAAGCCAGCCCTCAAGCTCAAGGGAGATGCCGCCAGAGGCAAAACCACCTTCGCTCAGGTCTGCATCAGTTGCCACAAGCTCGACGGCGTCGGCATCGAGCTCGGCCCGGACCTCCGCAGCGTCGTTCAGCATGATGCCGAGAAGCTTCTCAACTCCATCCTGGATCCCAGCGCAATCATCGAGCCCGGCTTCATGGCCT
- the hisS gene encoding histidine--tRNA ligase, which translates to MASIQTVKGFRDFFPEECALRNYIFDTWRAVARRYGFVEYEGPVLESTDLFRKKSGDEITSQLFCFTTKGEDDVSLRPEVTPSLARMATARQRDFKKPMKWFQIGSCFRYEAPQEGRTREFVQFNADILGDASPATDAELIALAIDTVREFGVSTEDFAIRLSNREIWNTYLSEKNIPAEHTSTFLQIIDKIERAKPEDTENKLAAIGLSLTDVRAFMASADENHPAFAALRENLTARGLWQQVRIDATIVRGLAYYTGTVFEVFDLKHGLRAVAGGGRYDKLCSLMSDGKVDMPAAGFAMGDVVLGILLKKTPGAQMKLTSALLASSSIDAYVVVADEAQRGNALAAVQTLRAAGVRVDYSFGAQKVGKQFQAAEDRKARFAITFGTEYPEVVIKNLLARSQSTVPVDGLVAEVQRLLAEPALGPLIA; encoded by the coding sequence ATGGCCTCCATCCAAACAGTCAAAGGCTTTCGCGACTTCTTCCCTGAAGAATGCGCATTGCGTAACTACATTTTCGACACCTGGCGCGCGGTCGCCCGTCGTTACGGCTTTGTGGAGTATGAAGGGCCGGTGCTGGAATCCACCGACCTCTTCCGCAAAAAGAGCGGAGATGAGATCACCAGCCAGCTCTTTTGCTTCACCACCAAGGGGGAGGATGATGTCTCTCTGCGCCCTGAGGTGACCCCTTCCCTGGCTCGCATGGCCACGGCACGGCAGCGTGATTTTAAGAAGCCCATGAAGTGGTTTCAAATCGGCTCCTGCTTCCGTTACGAAGCGCCGCAGGAAGGCCGTACACGCGAGTTTGTACAGTTCAATGCAGACATCCTGGGAGATGCTTCCCCTGCCACGGACGCTGAGCTCATCGCGCTGGCTATCGACACCGTGCGCGAGTTTGGCGTGAGCACTGAAGACTTCGCCATCCGCCTGAGCAATCGTGAGATTTGGAACACCTATCTTTCTGAGAAAAACATCCCGGCCGAGCACACCTCGACCTTCCTTCAAATCATCGACAAAATCGAACGCGCCAAGCCCGAGGACACGGAAAACAAGCTCGCCGCCATCGGTCTGAGTCTGACGGACGTGCGCGCCTTCATGGCGTCCGCAGACGAAAATCACCCCGCCTTCGCTGCCCTGCGCGAAAACCTCACCGCACGTGGCCTCTGGCAGCAGGTGCGCATTGATGCCACAATCGTGCGCGGCCTGGCCTACTACACGGGCACGGTCTTTGAAGTTTTCGATCTCAAGCACGGCCTGCGCGCCGTCGCAGGCGGCGGCCGCTATGACAAACTTTGCTCCCTGATGAGCGACGGCAAGGTGGACATGCCCGCCGCCGGCTTCGCCATGGGCGATGTGGTTCTCGGCATCCTGCTAAAAAAGACCCCGGGCGCCCAGATGAAGCTGACCAGCGCTCTGCTGGCCTCCAGCAGCATTGATGCCTACGTGGTGGTGGCAGATGAAGCCCAGCGTGGAAACGCGCTCGCCGCCGTGCAGACACTACGCGCCGCCGGCGTGCGCGTGGACTACAGTTTCGGCGCACAGAAAGTGGGCAAGCAGTTCCAGGCCGCCGAGGATCGCAAGGCACGTTTTGCCATCACCTTCGGCACTGAATACCCCGAGGTGGTCATCAAGAACCTCCTCGCCCGCTCCCAGAGCACCGTGCCGGTGGACGGCCTTGTGGCTGAAGTGCAGCGCCTGCTCGCCGAACCCGCGCTGGGTCCGCTGATCGCCTGA
- the recF gene encoding DNA replication/repair protein RecF (All proteins in this family for which functions are known are DNA-binding proteins that assist the filamentation of RecA onto DNA for the initiation of recombination or recombinational repair.), which translates to MLSDLFVRDFRCFAEAKVELHPDVTLLVGRNAQGKTSLIEAACVLLRLQSPRTSNRVELVRFGASTCLLEAHWHGRPLRYAQSATTRRLAVDGATCSRSMDYLAASGLVVWMDHRDMSLLRGGAEHRRRFLDFAASQMFPDYLHALRGYERALRGRNYVLKRDAVISWKQADAFARVMDGFAQTLWQRRAELCAALLPEVAVAHAKLSDGAEKVTISFQSTGADERGLFEALLAVREEEGRSRSTALGPHRDDIGMSLNDLDATTFASEGQQRSFALAMKLAQAQVLEHACGSAPLMLMDDVFGELDAQRRRALLSLLPPGTQKIITTTTLDWADADHLSGRVYGVDQAVLSRIRG; encoded by the coding sequence ATGCTCTCCGACCTGTTCGTGCGTGATTTCCGCTGCTTCGCTGAGGCGAAGGTGGAACTGCACCCTGATGTGACGCTGCTCGTCGGGCGTAACGCGCAGGGTAAAACGTCTCTGATCGAGGCCGCGTGTGTGCTGCTACGGCTTCAGTCTCCCCGTACGTCGAACCGCGTCGAGTTGGTGCGTTTTGGCGCCTCCACCTGCCTCTTGGAGGCGCACTGGCACGGCAGGCCCCTGCGCTATGCGCAGTCTGCCACCACACGGCGGCTTGCGGTGGATGGAGCCACCTGCAGCCGGTCGATGGATTATCTGGCCGCCTCCGGGCTGGTGGTGTGGATGGACCACCGAGATATGAGCTTGCTGCGTGGCGGGGCGGAGCACCGCCGCAGGTTTCTCGATTTTGCCGCCAGCCAGATGTTCCCGGACTATCTGCATGCCTTGCGTGGCTACGAGCGTGCGCTTCGTGGCCGTAATTATGTGCTGAAGCGGGATGCCGTCATTTCCTGGAAGCAGGCAGATGCCTTTGCCCGGGTGATGGACGGCTTTGCCCAAACGCTCTGGCAGAGGCGTGCGGAGTTGTGTGCAGCACTGCTTCCTGAGGTCGCAGTGGCGCATGCCAAACTGAGCGACGGGGCCGAGAAGGTGACCATCTCTTTCCAAAGCACTGGCGCAGATGAGCGAGGCTTGTTTGAGGCGCTGCTGGCTGTGCGAGAGGAGGAGGGCCGCAGCCGGTCCACCGCCCTGGGCCCGCACCGCGATGACATCGGGATGAGCCTGAACGACCTAGACGCGACCACCTTTGCCTCCGAAGGGCAGCAGCGCTCCTTTGCCCTGGCCATGAAACTGGCCCAGGCGCAGGTGCTGGAGCACGCCTGCGGCTCAGCTCCCCTGATGCTGATGGACGACGTCTTTGGCGAGCTGGACGCCCAGCGCCGCAGGGCTTTGCTCTCCCTCCTGCCGCCCGGAACGCAGAAGATCATCACCACCACCACTCTGGACTGGGCGGATGCCGACCACCTGTCCGGACGGGTCTATGGGGTGGACCAGGCGGTTTTGAGTCGGATCCGGGGCTGA
- a CDS encoding rod shape-determining protein, with translation MFGKLFGFVAQDIGIDLGTANTLVYVKDHGIVLREPSVVAVKSGSNEVVAVGDDAKRMLGRTPGGITAIRPLKDGVIADFRVTEAMLRHFIKKVQGGGRKVRGPRVVIAVPSGITEVEKRAVKESAEQAGAREVYLIEEPMAAAIGVGLPVQEAAGNMIVDIGGGTTEVAIISLSGIVYSRSVRVAGDELDEAIINYMKRAYNLMIGERTAEEIKLRIGSAFPLGKETTMEVKGRDMVAGLPKTITITSQEVREAMLEPLNAIIDAVRTTLERCPPELSADLVDRGIMLAGGGALLRGLDKLLQEETALPVHVAEDPLSAVGEGTGRVLSELEFLRKVSTTEV, from the coding sequence ATGTTCGGCAAACTTTTTGGCTTCGTCGCCCAAGACATCGGTATCGATCTCGGCACGGCAAACACACTCGTTTATGTAAAAGATCACGGCATCGTTCTGAGGGAGCCCTCGGTGGTGGCGGTAAAATCAGGCAGCAATGAAGTGGTGGCTGTAGGCGACGATGCCAAGCGCATGCTCGGCAGAACGCCTGGCGGTATCACGGCCATCCGCCCGCTGAAAGATGGTGTGATCGCCGACTTCCGCGTGACCGAGGCCATGCTGCGTCACTTCATCAAGAAAGTTCAAGGCGGCGGCCGCAAGGTGCGTGGTCCGCGCGTCGTCATCGCTGTTCCCTCTGGCATCACCGAAGTGGAAAAGCGTGCGGTCAAAGAAAGCGCCGAGCAGGCTGGTGCACGTGAAGTTTACCTGATTGAAGAACCAATGGCCGCCGCGATCGGCGTGGGCCTGCCAGTGCAGGAAGCTGCTGGTAATATGATCGTCGATATCGGCGGAGGCACCACGGAGGTGGCCATCATCTCTCTCTCTGGCATCGTTTACAGCCGCAGCGTGCGCGTGGCGGGCGATGAGCTCGACGAGGCGATCATCAATTACATGAAGCGTGCCTACAATCTGATGATTGGCGAGCGCACTGCGGAAGAAATCAAGCTGCGCATCGGTTCGGCCTTCCCTCTGGGCAAGGAAACGACGATGGAAGTCAAGGGCCGCGACATGGTGGCCGGCCTGCCAAAGACCATCACCATCACCAGCCAGGAAGTTCGTGAGGCCATGCTGGAGCCGCTCAATGCGATCATCGACGCTGTGCGCACTACACTGGAGCGCTGCCCGCCTGAACTCTCCGCCGACCTGGTGGACCGCGGCATCATGCTCGCTGGTGGTGGCGCGCTGCTGCGCGGCCTGGACAAATTGCTGCAGGAAGAAACAGCGCTCCCGGTGCATGTGGCGGAAGATCCGCTCAGCGCCGTCGGCGAAGGCACGGGACGCGTGCTTAGCGAACTCGAATTCCTCCGCAAAGTGAGCACGACAGAAGTCTGA
- the mreC gene encoding rod shape-determining protein MreC, whose protein sequence is MKKLNILALLIFVAGLVAVFTFDTATTRKIQARVMSLLAPFIHSSAAMEQAAENAVAPQVNPAELKRENDEQRVQLERLRIIQQKYNQIIEENAKLRQLIEFKQSAPFKMTAAKVIRRSSSTWWNSLIIDKGSLDGIGTDSPVITSVGLVGKTSTLAPHMAKVILLTDEMCRVSAKIEGTLEQGILAGERAALEVRPELHLRFLNRNSNINAGAGVYSSGEGGVFPPDLLLGRVKRFENREISGEAVIEPAVDFSTLDYVFVIEMQVAEPTPEPAPTPARTKP, encoded by the coding sequence ATGAAAAAGCTCAATATCCTCGCGCTTTTGATCTTCGTGGCAGGGCTTGTCGCCGTGTTTACGTTTGATACGGCGACCACCCGGAAGATCCAGGCTCGTGTCATGAGCCTGCTGGCGCCGTTCATCCACAGCAGCGCCGCCATGGAGCAGGCTGCAGAAAACGCTGTCGCCCCTCAGGTCAATCCCGCTGAACTCAAGCGCGAAAACGACGAGCAGCGTGTGCAACTGGAGCGCCTGCGCATCATCCAGCAGAAGTATAATCAGATTATCGAAGAGAACGCCAAACTGCGTCAGCTCATCGAGTTCAAGCAGTCGGCTCCGTTTAAGATGACGGCCGCCAAGGTCATCCGCCGCAGCTCCAGCACGTGGTGGAACAGCCTGATCATCGACAAGGGCTCTCTCGACGGCATTGGCACTGACAGCCCTGTGATCACATCCGTGGGGCTCGTGGGCAAGACATCGACGCTCGCGCCGCACATGGCCAAGGTGATCCTGCTGACGGATGAGATGTGCCGTGTTTCCGCCAAGATTGAAGGCACGCTGGAGCAGGGCATCCTGGCGGGTGAACGCGCGGCTCTGGAAGTGCGCCCGGAACTGCATCTGCGCTTTCTTAATCGCAACTCCAACATCAACGCTGGCGCAGGAGTGTATTCCTCCGGTGAAGGTGGAGTGTTCCCTCCGGATCTGCTGCTCGGCCGGGTGAAGCGCTTTGAAAATCGTGAGATATCTGGAGAGGCCGTCATCGAACCCGCCGTTGATTTCTCCACCTTGGATTATGTCTTTGTGATCGAAATGCAGGTGGCCGAACCCACTCCGGAGCCTGCGCCGACGCCGGCACGCACCAAGCCCTGA